The DNA segment CTATGGATTAGGAGCCCAAATCCAGTTTCCAAAAAAGCATTAGTGTCAGTGCAAGTGTGtgtttaaatacagtacatttttttccTTCATGTGGAACGATCCACATTCCAGGGCTCTATGAAAAAGTACTAGTAGAGAGCCCCTGCATTTCATCATACAACCTAATCTGCTGCTTAGGACTTCAGCTCTTGTAATAGGGTGTTTGAAATGCAATGGAGAGCACATGTTTATTGATGGAGTGTTTATGTGCTCTACAGGACTGTTACCAGAAAGAGTCAGTACTGAGGCCTGAAAACAACCAGGTCATCAACCTGACCACCCGCTATACCTGGTCTGGCTGTATGGTAAGACACAGTGGAGTCAAgcttagtgtttgtgtgtttgtctgtttggcACATGCATGATTCTCCTTATAACCCTTCTGTCTTTGTGCCTATCTCTGTCAGGTTGAAGGAGAGGGTAATGAGGAGATGCTGAGTTGTGTAGGAGGTCGAAGTTTTCGCTCAGTCAGAGAGAGATGGTGGTACATCGCCCTCAGCAAGTGTGGGGTACGTGGTGAAACACTAAAATACAAACCCTCTAATAGTGAAAATCAAACACTATCTAATTTATTaacttttgtttataatttaactaaagtatacatttatttgtaaaaagagcaatatacaacaaacaaaatatttgctTAAGAAGCCCTTGTTTTCCACTAAGATTggctttgttgtttttattttggggATCTCAAAGCCCTCAATGATGTATAACATGTCATTTGTATAATAGTAAGTTCAAAATTAATCTCTCATTTTCCCTTGAGATTCTAAtctatttaataaaaacatagtaGACAGGTATTACTGAAGCATTGTCCCTTTGTTTTACCACAAAGTAGTAGGAATGCACTTTGCAGAAAATGTGACTGgcattattatagtaatattgtctCAGTTGAAGGTTATTTTGACCCCAgcaaaatcacattttaaaaaaatacaatagcgtgattctcacgaaacctgacaagaaaatgtcctggtgctattttacttcaaaatcaaaagaaagaaataatacattatattttgtttatagaaAATGAAGTCTACTTTTAGGgcctttacattttttacatttcatgacagttaagcacattttacccctaaTTATCATTattgcaatgtgaaaaaagatggtaattctgatattctcattactgcaacaagattaatgataaatcatttacattttaaaatatttattaaacagtACATTGTAGTAATACTCCCTTGCAACTGCCTTTTTATTTCcgctgattttaataaataaaaaaaaataattgaacaacagcatctttttaattgaaatacagtatataaaaaaaatttgaccgtgttacagtaatgaaaatcataattgaaaacaatgggaatagtggtaacactttacaaaaaggttttatttgttaacattagttaacaaaattaCTCAACATAAACTTAActttaacaatagttaatgctctatgaactaacatgaattgtatttttattaaccaacactaacaaagattaataaatgctgtaaaatactgtatatattgtttattgtttgttcatgatacctaatgcaataactaatgtGAATAAATTGAACCTTATTGAAGAGTGTTACAGGAACAGTAAATATGATATGCCTGGATGTGCTACAGTTATGAGAATTGTGTGGTACAatatgcttaagtgtcctgaCAATAATGTCACTATGCATACAGTCTCAATGgccctaaatgtaggcttcattttctttatgcaaaatataatttgatccttttttaaattgatttgggGCTTAAGAAGCTACATGGgaagttttacattttttggtcgAAGAGGCTCAGTGCTGAATTAGACCCTCTTCAGAAGGCAGTGAGTTATTCTGTTGTAGAGGAAGTGCATCTGAAAGAGCTGTGCATGCAGTGGGACACAATTTAAAGGGATTTTAGCCACCTAAATGGGCCAGATTTTAAAGGGTTGTTTCATGGATGGAGGCAGGCCAATGGACATGATGCTAAATCCTGTTGGACTGCAGTAAAGCATTGTCTCCGTGCACTGCCCCTAAGGGAACCTCTCTGAGCCTGCTGCcaatttctcttctcttctctctctctctctctctctctctctctctctctctctctctctctctctctctctctctcatatttcCTTTCTCATCAGCCAGTCTTATACAGTTCCACTGTGTTTCCTAAATTCTGTTACAGTCTTTGATTACTCACTTCTGCCTTTTGTGCTCATTCTCTTTCTATATAACCCGCTCTCACTCTATATTGCTGTCCCGCTATCTCTCTCGCCTCTCCATCTCTGGTCACATTGATTTTGTGATAGGGTGTGCTTCATGGTCCTCACCCTTTTGATGGAGGTAGGTAGAGAGAATAGGTTTTTCCTGCCAAGTGAAATCAAAGTGTTTCTCTTTTATTAAGCCGGGCCCAAATCCTCTCAACAGCTAGAAACTCTACTGCTTTGAAGTCTTTTATAGCCCAAAGATCTATTTGCGCACTCAGTGTTTGTATGGTTTTCTCCAGCTCCTCGCTCGCTTTTTCAATCTCTTGGTTTTGCACCTCCTGCTCGTCTCTTCACTGAACTCTATCTTTTTCTCGTTTGCCATGCAACACAGGGAGATGGGCTACAGTTGGAATATGAAATGACATTAACCAATGGACAATCTTTCTGGACCCAGCACTTCTCTGCAGATGAATTTGGTGAGGCAATTGAAAACcaataaatattttcttaaacACTCATAGCACTCATAATGAATGATAACAGTTCTTTTATTATAGAAATTTGCATGAGTGTATCCTATAAAGATAATGGGTCTCATTTACTAGTAATTGCGCACAAGTTGCACACTTATGTGTGTATAAAAGGCTCTTAGGCAAAATTTCTACTGGATTCACAGCAGGTGCGTAAGCACATAAAGTTGTTCTTACCCTCGTTCTGAATTTGTGATGAATCCAGATTACCATATCCTAAGTGAGAGCGTATGCCCCAGTTAGTCATTTGCATTGGgtatgttactcaaaaaagtaatccactacaaactgataattacttatgtaaaattataatcagacaactttactgattactacattgtaaaagtaatcacattactaattactttacttttactttctaaaacacttttcacaaaaGGTTTTTTTCTCAATCAACTCAAAATACTGTCTATATTTCCACCTTTATTGTTACATGCAAGTTCTGTAATGTGCACCACACGTTTCTGCTTACAAAGACTTGTTAGGGGGTGCACGCCCTTCAGCTCGCACAGAATTACATACAGATGTACATATTAACTTAATTCATGTATTACATGTcttctatataaataatattctttttgaaatttgtgtaacccaagtaatgcatttaaagggatagttctcccaaaaatgtaaattctctttattttctttctcttaGTCTTTTGCTGAgctaaaacaaagatttttagatgaacatttcagctctgtaggcccatacaatgcaagtgaatgttggcaagaactttaaaggtccaaaaaggacataaaggtaaaggcagcataaaagtatttcacaagactccagtggttaaatccatatcttcagatgcgatatgataggtgtgggtgagaaacagatcaatatttaagtccttttttactgttaatctacactttcacatccactttcacattcaaacACCcatactggtcagggctggtcaaaggtgaagatttatagcaaaaaaaagtcttcagtattgatctgtttctcacccacacctatcatattgtcactactggagtcatatggattacttgtatgctgacttgatgtgctttttgggctTTCTGAGTTCTGGCCACTACTCatttgcattgtctggacctgcAGAGCTTGAATATTCTCCTAtacatcttaatttgtgttctgcagaagaaagtaagtcatatacatctgagatggcatgaggatgagtaaaagatttttaatttttaataaaatgttttgggtgaactgtaccttttAAAGTAATTAACTTGTTTGAAAGTcactaactgtaatctgattacaataattgaaaatgtaatgcactacattactttttggaaaaaaaaaaaaaaattagattacaataactatctaatcagattacaccctGCACCTCAAAAGAACTACATATTAGGATTTTCCACACAATCCCCGCTGTACAGCCATTCAaggctttgttttttgtttatctgtGGTTTCAGTTGATTCTAAATTTAATCCAAAATAGAATCAGGTTTATCCTAAATTAAGAATACATTTCATGTGCAAATTTATCTATGAATCATGATTCCTGGTGAAAATGTTTGCACACAGTTCTTTCGCACAAATATGTGTGCACTGTATGTATGCATTATTATTGAATGAGACTGATTAACTTCAGCTCTGATTTAAACTAAAACCGTTCAGCATGTTCATACTGTGACTAAATGCAATTTCTTGTTTTTTGTTCTGTTAATCTATTTTAGGCATTCTGGAGACAGATATCACATTCTTGGTCATATTCGCCACTGTGTTTACCCTCTCTTGTTATTTTGCTTGTGAGTTTCCATGTCCTGGAGGCATAAAAGATCTCAAATTCATTGGTCTCAGTGCCTAATTTGCAAGTGTTATTGTTCAGTGTTAAATTAAAggatatttgtttttacatttcctCCAGACAAATAAATATACAGACATTATGGTGCATTTCTGTTCTTAATCTCTCTGGATTTAGTTATTCATCTCCCCTGAATCCCTCTCCCTTTCTCTGTAATTCTTTAAGATAATTTAAAAGGAAGACAGCTGCTCCATACGACCTATAAGATGTTTATGACTGCGGCTGGAGTCGAGGGTGAGATAGACCAACTGCTCACACTCACATTCATAAACACAAGCACATTTTATGGCTTTTATGACCCTAGATGCATAACAATATCTCTTGTGTCATCCCCTCTACTTTCCTTCTTCCTGATTTCCTCCACACATTCTGCTCCTTTCTGTGCCTTCTTGTTGCGACTCCCACTGTTAtccctctcttttctttcttatcTCTGCCATCCTTTCTTTCACTTTCTGGTTCCTTCCTCCCAGTCTTAAGCCTGCTATTCTTTTGCATTTACTGGGGTCTTTATGCCAGAGATGGTGTCGGGAATGGCAGTCTGAAGATATTAGGTGAGGAAAGCGCTGTATGAAAGGGAAAATgcacagtcagctggtcataatcgcaaaataaaccccaatgCGTAGCAGAGGGGTGTGATCATCCTGAAAGGGGCTAATTTTGTGATAATGGCTGGCTCACTGTTCATtctcccacttattacatggctacttaacaaactaataaatatattaaaggaatattccaggttaaatacaagttaagctcagtcgacagcatttgtggcataatattgattaccacaaaaataattgagACTTTACActcctgttctttaaaaaatagcaaatctggtttccagtgaggcacttacaatggaagtgaatgggggccaatccataaacattaaaatactcactgttaaaATACTCCACAAAGCAATATGcttgttgacatgattttagtgtgataaaatcgcttactaaccttttctgtgtaaagttatagccaattttacaacttcattgcaatgacaatgtaatgtcaacaaacaactttacagctaaattaatagttttaactaaagaatttatgtaagtgcttttataaaattataagcttcatatttctgcctttaaacccttcacaaattggccccattcacttccattgtacgtgcctcactgtaaccatgatttttgcttctttttttaagaaaaggacggatgagttgaaataaatttttgtggtaatcagtattatgccacaaatgctgtcgattgagcttaacttgtgctgAACCCGGAATAGTCATTGAAATATTCAGTTAAAATTGAAATagttttattatgttattatcTTACTTTGTAGATTAGTTAAAAGCTTTTGCTAAAAATAGTCTATTTGGTCCAAAAATAATACGGAAGTATTctaaatcagtggttcccaaGAAGGCTGGGGCCTCTGCAGACTACCAAGGGGGCTGCAACatgaattaaatttaaaataagatataataatctgataaattataataatatatgattTCTAATCTTGAGTTTTAGTCATCTAAACTGaacatttcttattttatttcaacAACCCCCATCAACAAGTGTTGTTTTTATAGAAGAACTTATATTTCTTGAAATTTTTGTAATCACAAAATTgatcatgattaattattttaatctattgacactCCTAATTTCTATTAATAGAAAACGTTGAAAACATGCAGTTTTGGAATCATTATAGCAGAAGAACTGGATTAAATATCTTACCATATATTTACCAGAGGAAACATCTTAATCTAAACATCAACaaggggccttggagtcaaaaaggttgagaagcaCTGTTGTAAATCGTAAAAATAGTCTAAATAGTCTGGTTGCTTTGccaatgttttcttttctttttttcttgttttaactgGGCGCTCCTCAGCTTCTaaccatatatacagtattagaaAGAATACTGAAGTTAATTTATAGTACAGTTGGTAGCTATTAGCAAAGGGTGTAATAAATCAGTTGCCTGGAACAACGATCCATTTGACAGTTAGCTGTCATTACACAAAACTATTTGACCGTTCAATGTTGcaaatgaccaatcagaatcaagtgatACAGAGTACTGTGTAATaaatctacagtatgtgtgttcaacaatatttaatattctcaggttcaacatgttgcacacgtgtgtgtgtgtgtgactgcatACATCCATGCTGACCTAATTTCATTTCTTAATGAGGCCTTACAAATTCATAGCGCAACCTGCTTGTGGTCACCTGCCTAATTCTCAGTGGGCCTCCCCCTTTTACCAGGAAAATTACTCTTTTCTGTGAGCTTCCTGATTTTCCTGCTTATGCTGATTCTCTTGGGAAAGGGATTCACAGTTACCAGGTAAGAAGCCTTACATGTCCCCTAGTGTGGGTAATGACTTGCAAGGGTAATAATGCAAATGTGACCCAGATGAAAAGACAATGTATTGGTCCAATGTTGTGAGTGATATACTGGAGAAAATTATTCAAACTCACATCTGTACATCAAACATGAGAATCTAATTGAGCTAGTCTAAGAAATTGACATACATaatgttttttcttgtttgtcAACCAGGGCAAGAATAAGCCACAGTGGCTCTGTCAAACTATCCATTTATATGACAGTGTACACCATCACCTACATCATCCTCTTCATATACGAAGCAGAGGTAAGATTTGATTTCCTTGGTTTCACAGATTTATAACATTTTAGATTGTACTATTGATCAGTGGTTCTAAATTGGTTTTGAATCACAGATTTGACATTGGACATGTAGTGGCAACCCAAAACAGTAATAAAATTGTTTATCAAAtagatgaaaacaaaaacaaaatagcccttaaaatcaaacattgaaacgtattaaaggaatgttctgggttcaatacaaggtacactcagttgacagcatttgtagcataacgttgattaccaccgAAAATTAACTCATCTCGCTTcggttattaaaaataataataataattagtaattaggttacagtaaggcactgacaatggaagtgaatggggaccagtccataaacaataaaatacacactgtttcaaaagtaaagcaacaagacataaatataccatttagtgtgataaaatctctgttctacatgattttcATGTTATAAAATCGATTACAAGGTTTTCCGGGAAAACGTCATCTAAGTTAAACAACAAAGTataatattgtatatactgtaactttacacagataaggttagtagtaagtcactttttcaaaataaataatgtttatatcAATGTTtacatacttttaaaacagtgtgtattttaatgtttatggactgtaaccttactgtaaccatgattttagatttttttttaataaacaagggaagagttgaaattatttttgtggtaatcaacattatgccacaatatcGGTTTAGCTTaccttgcattgaacctggaacattcctttagtaTTACCATGAACTGTATGAAACAATATGCAACCTTTTTAGCATGACATTTGCTGAATAGGTAAACTGACTTTTTAGTTTTGCATTGTCTTTATATTTGGAGTGTATGGTTTCTAAATATCTCTTGAATTTTGATGGCTTCATGCTCTCGGCAGCCAATAATTCTCTGCATTGTTCTCGGCACAAACAATGTTTATCCTCGCTGCAAGTGAACTTGTGTTTAAAGTAGTCTggttcatattttcttttaccttgtttagttttgttcatggtctTCTAAAATGAGAGTGTCACACAACCTGTCTATGTTGGCATCTGTGTAacttggctagcttctaccaagtgatatatatatgaatttgtGCATTTGCGAGTTCGACTGGATGCATGGTCTTTGACATCAACAGCAAAAGATATGAGAATTGTTGATGAGCATATTCATTTTGCTCTCCTATCCATAGATAACCACAACCTAGaaaaaagataattccattccAGAAATGTCTTCTTTTAGTATTACCTTATGTGTAAAATGTCTGAAGTCTCATCATCAATATCTGCAGTATGCCACGCTGCACCTAGGTGCTTCTCCATACATAATATAAGGCTATGAGATGGAGTTACTCGGCACGAACATGTTGTGTTGCTGTAGCGTGGTGTAATGGAACCTGGCAGATAGACAGATAAAGACAGAGAGAGTGGGAAACAGGCAGAGAGGCTGACCCAGTTGTAGAGAGATGCAGTATCCCGGAAGAGGTCCTATTGCATCTTGCGTCAATGTCACACATTGCTCTAATACAGCTTTAGATGTTTGGATTTATGGAATGTTCCACTACATTCCATTTGTGCTGCCTAACAGATTTGTGCCACGATCAGATTTAAAACCATCAATCATACAGGCAGGGTTCCAAGGGCAAGTGATTTCACCATTCTCCACTTTTatatgctctgtgtgtgtgtgtgtgtgtgtgtgtgcgtgcgtgcgtgtgtgtatgtgtgtgtgtgtgtgtctgtctgtctgtctgtgtgtgtttgtagttcTTTGATCCAGGCGAGGTGCTCTATGCTTATGACAGCCCTGCAGGGTATGGTCTAATGGGTTTGCAGCTACTTGCATACGTATGGTTCTGCTACGCTGTGCTGGTGTCGCTCAAACACTACCCTGAAAAACAACCTTTCTACTTTCCCTTCTTCACTGCATATACTCTGTGGTAAGTTTAGCTAAAACCCTGTGAAATTAGAAGCTgaaattattacatttctttaCAGTGCTGCTGTGGCAATATATCATTTATTCTATGCCACTCTGCCAGGTCATCATGAAAAAGAACTGACATGACAAGGCATGAGGCAGCATAAATGCAATTTGTCTCTACACCTTTGTGGGTTGTTGCTCTTAACTATATGTCAACCAGTGGTGAAAAGAGAActgatttttttacttaagtaaaagtactg comes from the Myxocyprinus asiaticus isolate MX2 ecotype Aquarium Trade chromosome 15, UBuf_Myxa_2, whole genome shotgun sequence genome and includes:
- the LOC127452857 gene encoding transmembrane protein 145-like isoform X2, which produces MEKVLGLAVVSSILCVGSVLGKYVRGIVNTKEDWVFLTRFCFLTDFGRLDFKFRYPKSRCCQNILLYFDESSQWPAVYKRPDKDCYQKESVLRPENNQVINLTTRYTWSGCMVEGEGNEEMLSCVGGRSFRSVRERWWYIALSKCGGDGLQLEYEMTLTNGQSFWTQHFSADEFGILETDITFLVIFATVFTLSCYFAYNLKGRQLLHTTYKMFMTAAGVEVLSLLFFCIYWGLYARDGVGNGSLKILGKLLFSVSFLIFLLMLILLGKGFTVTRARISHSGSVKLSIYMTVYTITYIILFIYEAEFFDPGEVLYAYDSPAGYGLMGLQLLAYVWFCYAVLVSLKHYPEKQPFYFPFFTAYTLWFFAVPVMALIANFGISRWAREKIVNGIQLGIHLYAHIVFLAITRPSAANKNFPYHVRTSQIGILLSSPKGMGAESFPHLAYGNSSFLGDSQPNFTELFSIHTPDPVKTIDEVVAQKGQEVPRNSEHKIITTMADLSTFSPFPPPIPPRSSAHSPHPPRLTSHFTEYFSMQGAIGMGSNAYSRP